A window from Aeromonas rivipollensis encodes these proteins:
- a CDS encoding carbon-nitrogen hydrolase family protein — MDSVRVAVLQMVSGDDLASNLVQAEALLRQAAAEGAELALLPEYFYLMPADERARVALAAPVSDHPLLAWAQGLARELGIWLLAGTLPLVSDEPGKMHNSSLLIDPRGQLASRYDKLHLFGFCTGQEQYDEAATMSPGREVVSHPLPWGVLRFGICYDLRFPELFRLGPAPDFIALPAAFTHTTGLAHWELLLRARAVENLAFVLASAQGGEHPGGRRTFGHSMIIDPWGRVLAQVEEGQGLAIATLDLAAQRRVRSQLPALTHRKIAVGP, encoded by the coding sequence ATGGATTCTGTGCGCGTTGCCGTCCTGCAGATGGTCTCCGGGGATGATCTCGCCAGCAACCTGGTCCAGGCCGAGGCGCTGCTGCGCCAGGCCGCGGCCGAGGGGGCCGAGCTGGCCCTGCTGCCCGAATACTTCTACCTGATGCCTGCCGACGAGCGGGCGCGGGTGGCCCTGGCCGCCCCCGTGAGCGATCACCCTCTGCTGGCCTGGGCCCAGGGGCTGGCCCGGGAGCTCGGGATCTGGCTGCTGGCGGGCACATTGCCACTCGTAAGCGACGAGCCCGGCAAGATGCACAACAGCAGCCTGCTCATCGACCCGCGAGGGCAGCTCGCCAGCCGCTACGACAAGCTGCACCTGTTTGGCTTTTGCACCGGGCAGGAGCAGTATGACGAGGCCGCGACCATGAGCCCGGGCCGGGAGGTGGTGAGCCATCCCCTGCCCTGGGGCGTGCTGCGCTTCGGGATCTGCTACGACCTGCGCTTCCCCGAGCTGTTTCGCCTGGGGCCCGCCCCCGACTTCATCGCCCTGCCAGCGGCCTTCACCCACACCACGGGGCTCGCGCACTGGGAGCTGCTGCTGCGGGCCAGGGCGGTGGAAAATCTCGCCTTCGTGCTGGCCTCGGCCCAGGGGGGAGAGCACCCCGGCGGGCGCCGCACCTTCGGCCACAGCATGATCATCGATCCCTGGGGCCGGGTGCTGGCCCAGGTAGAGGAGGGTCAGGGACTGGCCATCGCCACCCTGGATCTGGCGGCCCAGCGCAGGGTGCGCAGCCAGCTGCCGGCCCTCACCCATCGCAAGATAGCCGTCGGCCCCTGA
- a CDS encoding methionine aminotransferase, producing the protein MSSPRIVSKLPQVGTTIFSVIGDLAARHPSINLSQGAPSFPCDPELIRVTHEAMLAGENQYAPMTGLPALREQLAAKIAASYGHHYDAGEEITITASASEALFCAITALVHPGDEVIMFEPAFDSYRPMIQLQGATPVVIALKAPDFAIPWDEVAARITPRTRMIVLNTPHNPTGTVWQAGDQEHLARLVRGTDILILSDEVYEHVVFDGALHQSVIRYPELVERSVAVFSFGKTFHVTGWRVGYCVAPRPLMEEIRKVHQFAMFAADTPMQYGFAHLLQQPAHYQGLAAFYQRKRDLLVSALGDSRFTLLPSAGSFFMLASYERISDEPDSLFVQRLIRDHGVATIPVSAFYHDGTDQRVIRLSFSKDDDTLLAGAERLCGV; encoded by the coding sequence ATGTCTTCCCCCCGCATTGTCAGCAAACTGCCCCAGGTGGGCACCACCATCTTCAGCGTGATCGGGGATCTGGCCGCCCGCCATCCCAGCATCAACCTCTCCCAGGGGGCCCCGAGTTTCCCCTGCGATCCCGAGCTCATCCGGGTGACCCATGAGGCCATGCTGGCCGGGGAGAACCAGTATGCCCCCATGACGGGGCTGCCCGCCCTGCGCGAGCAACTGGCGGCCAAGATTGCGGCCAGCTATGGCCACCACTATGACGCGGGCGAGGAAATCACCATCACCGCCAGCGCCAGCGAGGCACTGTTCTGTGCCATCACCGCCCTGGTGCACCCGGGGGACGAGGTGATCATGTTCGAGCCGGCGTTCGACAGCTATCGCCCCATGATCCAGCTGCAAGGGGCCACCCCTGTGGTGATCGCCCTCAAGGCGCCGGACTTTGCCATCCCCTGGGATGAGGTGGCGGCCCGCATCACCCCGCGTACCCGCATGATAGTGCTCAACACCCCCCACAACCCCACCGGCACCGTCTGGCAGGCGGGGGATCAGGAGCACCTCGCCCGCCTGGTGCGCGGCACCGACATACTGATCCTCTCGGACGAGGTGTACGAGCACGTGGTGTTCGACGGCGCCCTGCACCAGAGCGTGATCCGTTACCCCGAGCTGGTGGAGCGCTCCGTCGCCGTCTTCTCCTTCGGCAAGACCTTCCACGTCACCGGCTGGCGGGTGGGTTACTGCGTGGCGCCCCGCCCCCTGATGGAGGAGATCCGCAAGGTGCACCAGTTCGCCATGTTCGCCGCCGACACCCCCATGCAGTACGGCTTCGCCCACCTGTTGCAGCAACCGGCCCACTATCAGGGGCTGGCGGCCTTCTATCAACGCAAGCGGGATCTGCTGGTCTCGGCCCTGGGGGATTCGCGCTTTACCCTGCTCCCCTCGGCGGGCAGCTTCTTTATGCTGGCGAGCTACGAGCGGATAAGCGACGAGCCGGACAGCCTCTTCGTGCAGCGGCTCATCCGCGACCACGGGGTCGCCACCATTCCGGTCTCCGCCTTCTATCACGACGGCACGGATCAGCGGGTCATCCGCCTCTCCTTCTCCAAAGATGACGACACCCTGCTGGCGGGCGCCGAGCGCCTGTGCGGCGTCTAG
- a CDS encoding LysR family transcriptional regulator: MLSSQPRSQLPLYGLQVFECSARHLSFTLAADELCVSQGAVSKQIAQLEARLGHLLFVRGTRCLALTPAAERLLPFVREGLARMGEGLSALQTLPHEQAISIKVPSCASRWLLRRLQAFEGEAVEVRGSHSHGIDFSRESFDLAIVYQPCQARYPHSQPLFQERLTPVCAPAFAAKHRLFERTIEELPRLPLLHASADRRDWRNWFAAFLATPWQPQGGQLFDTLDLAMNAALQGFGLSLGDPTIVAEELESGALVAPFAPVLETDHEYALLARPDSRRQGVDRVCRWLLEGDTI; this comes from the coding sequence ATGTTGTCCAGCCAACCCCGCAGCCAGTTGCCCCTCTATGGCTTGCAGGTTTTCGAGTGTTCTGCCCGCCACCTGAGTTTCACCCTGGCCGCCGACGAGCTGTGCGTGAGCCAGGGGGCGGTGAGCAAGCAGATCGCCCAGCTGGAGGCCCGCCTCGGCCACCTGCTGTTCGTGCGAGGTACCCGTTGCCTGGCCTTGACCCCGGCCGCCGAGCGCCTGCTGCCCTTCGTTCGCGAAGGGCTGGCCCGCATGGGGGAGGGGCTCAGTGCCCTGCAGACTCTGCCCCACGAGCAGGCCATCAGCATCAAGGTGCCCTCCTGTGCCAGCCGCTGGCTGCTGCGACGGCTGCAGGCGTTCGAGGGGGAGGCAGTCGAAGTGCGCGGCAGCCACAGCCATGGCATCGACTTTTCCCGGGAGTCCTTCGATCTCGCCATCGTCTATCAACCCTGTCAGGCCAGGTACCCCCATAGCCAGCCGCTGTTCCAGGAGCGGCTGACCCCGGTCTGCGCCCCCGCCTTTGCCGCCAAGCACCGTCTGTTCGAGCGCACCATAGAAGAGCTGCCCCGGCTGCCCCTGCTCCATGCCAGCGCGGATCGACGGGACTGGCGCAACTGGTTCGCCGCCTTCCTCGCCACCCCCTGGCAGCCCCAGGGGGGACAGCTGTTCGATACCCTGGACCTGGCGATGAATGCCGCGCTGCAGGGGTTTGGCCTCTCCCTCGGGGATCCCACAATCGTGGCCGAGGAGCTGGAGAGCGGCGCCCTGGTCGCTCCCTTCGCCCCCGTGCTGGAGACGGACCACGAGTACGCCCTGCTCGCCCGGCCAGACAGCCGGCGCCAGGGGGTAGACAGGGTCTGCCGCTGGCTGCTGGAGGGGGATACCATCTAG
- a CDS encoding ABC transporter substrate-binding protein, whose product MKLNTAMMLVALATAGQAAAKPLVIATDATYPPFEMVDSSGKLGGFEVDLAYALCAAMKTECEVINQPWDALLPGLQVRKYDAIMSSMNITDERRQKVAFSQVYYMMQNRFVGRSDKTADFADTPEHFKGKVIAVQEGTPQDNFITARYGEVAKIKRYVNAQSPMLDLQSSRADYTFGNMVQLKVGFLDKEMGKQFAFVGPQFNGTQDKILGEGVAVALRKNDDKLKSQFDAAIESVKADGTFDTLLKKYQLEDLL is encoded by the coding sequence ATGAAACTCAACACCGCAATGATGCTGGTGGCTCTGGCCACCGCCGGCCAGGCGGCCGCCAAACCCCTGGTGATCGCCACCGACGCCACCTACCCCCCCTTCGAGATGGTCGACAGCAGCGGCAAGCTCGGCGGCTTCGAAGTGGATCTGGCCTATGCTCTCTGCGCGGCCATGAAGACAGAGTGCGAGGTGATCAACCAGCCCTGGGATGCCCTGCTCCCCGGCCTACAGGTGCGCAAGTACGACGCCATCATGTCCTCCATGAACATCACGGACGAGCGGCGCCAGAAGGTCGCCTTCAGCCAGGTCTACTACATGATGCAGAACCGCTTCGTGGGGCGCAGCGACAAGACAGCCGACTTTGCCGACACCCCTGAGCACTTCAAGGGCAAGGTGATAGCGGTGCAGGAAGGCACGCCCCAGGATAACTTCATCACCGCCCGCTACGGTGAGGTGGCCAAGATCAAGCGCTACGTCAACGCCCAGTCCCCCATGCTGGATCTGCAGTCCAGCCGCGCCGACTACACCTTCGGCAACATGGTGCAGTTGAAGGTCGGCTTCCTCGACAAGGAGATGGGCAAGCAGTTCGCCTTCGTCGGTCCCCAGTTCAACGGCACTCAGGACAAGATCCTGGGAGAAGGGGTGGCGGTGGCCCTGCGCAAGAACGATGACAAGCTCAAGAGCCAGTTCGATGCCGCCATCGAGAGCGTCAAGGCCGATGGCACCTTCGACACCCTGCTCAAGAAGTACCAGCTCGAAGACCTGCTCTGA
- a CDS encoding RecQ family ATP-dependent DNA helicase, protein MNLLLSSVLGNDKILSFDLELTRDDNLRHLGALLDDQQLSLKGPQELSIKELNNLAHHADLVLGHNILDFDLPWLAKQAVRPQQLLDKPVIDTLYLSPLAFPKNPYHRLVKDYKLVRDALNDPVADARLALQVFSEQLAVLQSLPLPQLQLYQYLFSQGVTAQFSTQGLSLVFARLTGRPLVKVSELPTLIKSIAHEKACPNQLNRVIGDALRQPMLLLPLAYACAWLPVSGGNSVLPPWIWRRFPQTAEIINTVRERHCGHADCGYCQENHDARRHLQRIFELDNFRSLPDGTPLQKTLVEEAMAGVALLGILPTSGGKSLCYQLPALVRNQRSGALTIVISPLQALMKDQVDNLKFKAGIEGVAAISGLLTLPERGAILEQIRMGDIALLYISPEQLRNRTVKQAIRQRQIGGWVFDEAHCLSKWGHDFRPDYLYCAKAIATIASEQQVPVPPVFCYTATAKPDVVTDICDQFLDKLPQPLRRLEGGVERTNLEYAVIECPGLNKHGHILNLLEQFFGEDKPGSCVIYCATKRNVDELADFLGQQQPLPVARFYARMDNATKKETLEQFINGEIRVICATNAFGMGIDKDDVRLVVHADIPGSLENYLQEAGRAGRDTRQAHCVLLFDEQDIEKQFRLEAMSEVSLRDIKQILRGIRIRANKGSKQEPPSPLVATSAELINQPDVETSFAADDSNADTKVKTAIAWLERTGYLERSDNITQVFQGRPLFASTKEAMDLIESLKLAPKAKAIWQAVIQALINAADDDGLSADSIAEEAGQYMADQGRGVQASEVMRVLTQMADVGLLSQGMLLTAWIRPKGKDNARILTGQVHSIEKEMLTTLREQLPDPDARVGHPLNMRHLNQAIKEQGHEQCNPGLLRNLLTSWSQDGRSGGEKGAIDVKYLSRDHYQITFNRPWAQIEQTIAQRHAVTGATLDFLYTQLASSEESVQRQVMISFALEQLVKYLREDMDVTQLMNKREASSQQEWLLKGAERALLYLHEQHAVVLQNGLAVFRTAMTLTLTSERQQQYGKTDYQPLEHHYRQKVIQIHVMNEYARIGLEHFKRAKELVTNYFSMEADKFLGHYFKGRGKILELATSEHSWKRIVEDLHNRPQEQIVQAPPEQNLLILAGPGSGKSKVIIHRCAYLLRVKQVDPAKIMLLCYNHNAAISLRRRLVELLGRDGARVSVFTFHGLAMSLTGNAMQNRTSDDINFSAIIDDAIKLLRGEQSQLGLELEEQRERLLGGLQFLLVDEYQDIDEQQYQLIAALVGKSEEDEEARLHLMAVGDDDQSIYAFREANVSFIRRFEQDYNAQTHFLTWNYRSTAHIIETANRLIEHNQDRMKRAHPIVIDERRKMEVPGGHWEELETARGRVIIQQCLDAPQQAAEVVRHIALIRQKDPDCPLESIAVLARNGLEKEELTWVRSALADAAIPCRFNLDKEHGFPVHRCREILRYQSWLQQQGHSLLTVEQLAAPLPPLEQANRWETLLHELIEQWQGSQGEHALSAHHFLMFLYEYLGEQRRQIRFGKGVLLSTVHGVKGEEYRYVLILDGGWQRCAERNSNNIEEERRLFYVAMTRAIQRLVVMSRVDQRHPHLPLINECCYNESHQATSPARLRRFTIMGMRQLDIGFAGRSNENNPIHHQLRRLQVGDAVRIDIDNLQKLHVFHGQKTVARLSQSAHQIWQSQFSAIRHATVIAMVERSKEQEDEPYQAQIRSERWELPIIELEL, encoded by the coding sequence ATGAATCTTCTACTCTCATCTGTTCTCGGAAATGACAAGATCCTCTCTTTTGACCTTGAATTAACACGGGATGATAACTTACGGCACCTTGGTGCACTTCTTGATGATCAGCAATTAAGCCTTAAAGGTCCTCAAGAACTCTCCATCAAAGAACTTAACAATCTAGCCCATCATGCAGACTTGGTTCTCGGCCATAATATTCTGGATTTTGATCTCCCCTGGTTAGCCAAACAGGCGGTGCGTCCCCAACAGCTTCTCGATAAACCGGTGATCGATACTCTCTATCTCTCACCCCTTGCCTTTCCCAAGAATCCCTATCACCGCTTGGTCAAAGATTACAAACTGGTACGAGATGCCCTCAATGATCCGGTCGCCGATGCAAGACTCGCCCTGCAGGTTTTCTCCGAACAATTGGCCGTCCTGCAGTCCTTACCCCTGCCCCAGCTACAACTCTATCAATATCTTTTTAGCCAAGGAGTCACAGCACAGTTCAGCACTCAAGGTCTCTCTCTGGTATTTGCCAGGTTAACGGGTCGTCCTCTGGTCAAGGTTTCTGAGCTGCCCACCCTCATTAAGAGCATTGCCCACGAGAAAGCCTGCCCCAATCAGCTTAACCGGGTGATTGGCGATGCCTTGCGCCAACCCATGCTGTTGTTGCCGCTGGCCTATGCTTGCGCCTGGTTGCCTGTGTCCGGCGGAAACTCTGTACTACCCCCCTGGATTTGGCGTCGCTTTCCTCAAACAGCGGAGATCATCAACACAGTTCGCGAACGCCACTGTGGTCACGCTGACTGCGGCTACTGTCAGGAGAACCACGATGCCCGCCGTCATCTGCAACGCATCTTTGAACTCGACAACTTCCGAAGCCTGCCTGATGGAACCCCATTGCAAAAGACCCTTGTTGAGGAAGCAATGGCCGGAGTCGCGCTACTTGGCATCCTGCCCACCAGCGGTGGTAAATCGCTCTGCTACCAGCTCCCCGCACTGGTACGCAACCAGCGCAGTGGCGCTCTCACTATCGTGATCTCGCCGCTACAGGCACTAATGAAAGATCAGGTGGACAACCTTAAATTCAAGGCAGGTATCGAAGGTGTCGCGGCCATATCCGGACTGCTCACCCTGCCTGAACGTGGTGCGATTCTCGAACAGATCCGCATGGGGGATATCGCCCTGCTCTATATCTCCCCCGAGCAGCTTCGCAATCGCACCGTCAAGCAAGCCATACGACAACGTCAGATCGGTGGCTGGGTATTTGACGAGGCACACTGCTTATCAAAATGGGGCCATGATTTTCGCCCCGATTATCTCTACTGCGCCAAGGCCATCGCTACCATTGCCAGCGAGCAACAAGTCCCCGTTCCACCAGTCTTTTGCTACACAGCAACGGCCAAGCCGGATGTGGTTACAGACATCTGCGACCAGTTTCTCGACAAGCTGCCCCAACCACTGCGCCGACTGGAAGGGGGGGTTGAGCGAACAAACCTCGAGTACGCAGTCATCGAATGCCCCGGTCTCAATAAACACGGACATATCCTCAACTTACTCGAGCAGTTCTTCGGTGAAGATAAGCCTGGTTCCTGCGTTATCTACTGCGCGACCAAACGTAATGTGGACGAACTGGCCGATTTTCTCGGGCAACAACAGCCCCTTCCCGTCGCCCGCTTTTACGCCCGAATGGACAATGCCACAAAGAAGGAGACTCTGGAGCAATTTATCAATGGCGAGATACGGGTCATCTGTGCAACCAATGCCTTTGGCATGGGGATCGACAAAGATGATGTGCGCCTGGTGGTCCACGCCGATATTCCCGGCTCCCTCGAAAACTATTTGCAAGAAGCGGGGCGAGCGGGACGCGATACGAGGCAGGCGCACTGCGTATTGCTCTTTGATGAACAGGATATAGAGAAACAGTTCCGACTCGAGGCCATGAGTGAAGTTAGCCTGCGAGACATCAAACAGATCCTGCGCGGAATACGGATCCGGGCCAATAAGGGAAGCAAACAGGAGCCCCCATCCCCATTGGTTGCAACCAGTGCAGAGCTCATCAACCAACCCGATGTAGAGACCAGCTTCGCCGCCGACGACAGCAATGCCGATACCAAGGTCAAGACGGCTATCGCCTGGCTCGAGCGCACCGGTTATCTGGAACGCAGCGACAACATCACCCAGGTGTTTCAAGGGCGCCCCCTGTTTGCCTCCACGAAGGAGGCGATGGACCTGATTGAGAGCCTGAAACTTGCTCCAAAGGCCAAAGCTATCTGGCAGGCCGTTATCCAGGCACTGATCAATGCAGCCGATGATGACGGTCTCAGTGCCGATAGCATTGCCGAAGAGGCCGGTCAGTACATGGCCGATCAGGGACGCGGCGTACAAGCCAGCGAAGTGATGCGAGTGCTCACCCAGATGGCGGATGTCGGGCTGCTCTCACAAGGCATGCTGCTCACCGCCTGGATCCGTCCCAAAGGGAAAGACAACGCCCGGATACTCACTGGCCAGGTACACAGCATTGAGAAGGAGATGCTCACGACCTTGCGGGAGCAACTGCCCGACCCCGATGCCAGAGTTGGTCACCCTCTCAACATGCGACACCTCAACCAAGCCATCAAGGAACAGGGCCATGAGCAATGTAACCCGGGCCTTTTACGAAATCTGCTGACCAGTTGGTCCCAGGATGGCCGCTCGGGAGGTGAGAAAGGCGCGATAGATGTCAAATACCTCTCCCGAGATCACTACCAGATAACCTTTAACCGACCATGGGCACAAATAGAGCAGACTATCGCTCAGCGCCATGCTGTCACCGGAGCCACCCTCGATTTTCTCTACACCCAACTGGCCAGTAGCGAGGAGAGTGTCCAGCGTCAGGTGATGATCTCGTTTGCTCTGGAGCAATTGGTTAAATACCTGCGTGAAGATATGGATGTTACCCAGCTGATGAATAAGCGAGAAGCTAGCAGCCAGCAGGAGTGGCTACTCAAAGGGGCCGAACGGGCGCTACTCTATCTGCACGAGCAACATGCGGTGGTGCTGCAAAATGGCCTCGCCGTTTTCCGCACCGCCATGACCCTCACCCTGACCTCGGAGCGTCAACAGCAGTACGGCAAGACGGACTACCAACCCCTCGAACATCACTACCGCCAGAAGGTCATCCAGATCCATGTGATGAACGAATATGCCCGCATTGGACTGGAGCACTTCAAAAGAGCCAAGGAGCTGGTGACCAATTACTTCTCAATGGAGGCCGACAAATTCCTCGGTCACTACTTCAAGGGAAGAGGCAAGATCCTGGAACTAGCAACTAGCGAACACTCTTGGAAGCGCATTGTCGAAGATCTGCACAACCGGCCTCAGGAGCAGATAGTCCAGGCCCCGCCCGAACAAAATTTGCTGATACTGGCTGGCCCAGGTTCGGGCAAGAGCAAGGTAATCATCCATCGCTGCGCCTACCTGCTGCGAGTCAAACAGGTCGATCCGGCCAAGATCATGCTGCTTTGCTACAACCACAACGCAGCAATCTCACTGCGCCGCCGTCTGGTTGAACTACTGGGACGCGATGGCGCCCGGGTATCGGTATTCACCTTCCACGGTCTTGCCATGAGCCTGACCGGTAATGCAATGCAAAACCGAACATCGGACGATATCAATTTCTCCGCCATCATCGATGATGCAATCAAGCTGCTCCGCGGTGAGCAAAGTCAGCTCGGCCTCGAGCTCGAAGAACAGAGAGAGAGACTGCTTGGTGGTCTGCAATTTTTGCTCGTCGATGAGTATCAGGACATAGACGAGCAGCAGTACCAACTTATCGCGGCACTGGTGGGCAAGAGCGAAGAGGATGAAGAAGCTCGTTTGCATCTGATGGCAGTGGGTGATGACGACCAGTCCATCTACGCCTTTCGCGAAGCAAATGTGAGCTTTATCCGCCGTTTTGAGCAAGACTACAACGCCCAAACCCACTTTCTGACCTGGAACTACCGATCCACGGCCCACATCATCGAAACGGCCAACCGCTTGATAGAGCACAATCAGGATCGCATGAAGCGAGCGCACCCCATCGTGATCGACGAACGGCGCAAGATGGAGGTCCCCGGTGGCCACTGGGAGGAACTGGAGACTGCGCGAGGCAGAGTCATCATCCAGCAGTGTCTGGATGCGCCCCAACAGGCGGCCGAAGTCGTGAGACATATCGCGCTCATCCGTCAGAAGGATCCGGACTGTCCACTGGAGTCGATCGCAGTGCTGGCCCGTAACGGGCTGGAGAAAGAGGAGCTGACCTGGGTTCGCTCGGCTCTGGCGGATGCCGCCATCCCCTGCCGCTTTAACCTGGATAAAGAGCACGGTTTCCCGGTTCACCGCTGCCGCGAGATCTTGCGCTACCAGAGTTGGTTACAACAGCAAGGCCATTCCCTGCTGACAGTTGAGCAACTTGCTGCCCCACTCCCCCCGCTAGAGCAGGCCAATCGTTGGGAGACTCTGCTGCATGAACTAATCGAGCAATGGCAAGGCAGTCAGGGGGAGCATGCCCTTTCCGCCCACCACTTCCTGATGTTCCTCTACGAGTATCTTGGCGAGCAAAGACGCCAGATCCGCTTTGGCAAGGGAGTACTGCTGAGCACAGTACATGGGGTCAAGGGTGAGGAGTATCGCTATGTACTGATCCTTGATGGCGGATGGCAACGCTGCGCAGAACGCAACTCGAACAACATCGAGGAAGAGAGACGCCTTTTCTATGTAGCAATGACCCGAGCAATACAACGTTTAGTGGTTATGTCCCGCGTGGATCAGCGGCATCCGCACCTTCCTCTTATCAACGAATGTTGTTACAACGAGTCGCACCAAGCCACATCACCTGCCCGACTACGCCGTTTTACCATTATGGGAATGCGTCAACTTGATATTGGTTTTGCAGGACGTAGTAACGAAAACAATCCTATCCACCACCAACTTCGCCGATTACAAGTCGGAGACGCAGTGCGTATTGATATCGATAATCTTCAGAAACTTCATGTGTTCCATGGCCAAAAAACCGTTGCTCGGCTTTCCCAAAGTGCTCATCAAATATGGCAAAGCCAATTTTCAGCAATCCGGCATGCCACAGTGATCGCTATGGTTGAGCGAAGCAAAGAGCAGGAAGACGAGCCCTACCAAGCACAAATTCGAAGCGAACGATGGGAGCTCCCCATTATCGAGTTGGAGTTGTAA